From one Mytilus galloprovincialis chromosome 13, xbMytGall1.hap1.1, whole genome shotgun sequence genomic stretch:
- the LOC143057712 gene encoding uncharacterized protein LOC143057712 isoform X1, whose product MAEVDSNVPETEVNGISETYLDVQSTNQNNNEVNINKMVGKSESEISEIEENVMIETSTSLLETFTNFVTVPFAQLLKQKTNATTEMSDSTEEAKVVNGISDSTEEANAMNGISDSANGSEAMNCISDLTEEANGINGKSDSTEEENAITGITDSTSEAKDKNGTLDSTEEENAINSKSDSKNETNDINGTLDSTLEAVSINGTSAPKLEDETSAENDTSAMFSKKELTAVTETLPSLIEEKSPTVTNSSDHQIKEEATIETKTLTSLINEDTTTSVNETSLPLLEKANIIADTSSPLFEKDASAKTETPIPLICEELNVISHTSGSLSEEEETMTETSAPLSKDETNAVNKSPQLLEIASSTNEISDKNLEKKMSAELLLEETTAITEEEANAIRETWTVLWSNKKENGIALLIKLFTTYPEAQKMFPMFDGLTIEEVRSSKKLRAHALSLMYALKSFLDNLDDSDTLDGLVRKNAINHAKRGVGAKELMWLLPLFLELLDEIMEDSVTELHKKAWTKIYGVLASISREEVNNLIVKWAQLLPEGTTSMTEEDALALNESWAVVWSDKKKNGKTLFIKLFTTHPEAQKMFKDFDGLTIEEMKSSKKLEAHGLSFMYALKSFLDNLDDPDTLEGLVRKNAINHAVRGVGPKEIMLLLPLFLEQLDETTEDNVTELEKKAWAKLYVVLASISREEVNNLSAQLLPEEPSSITEDEANIISETWTVVWSDKKKNGIALFVKLFTTYPEAQKMFKEFDGLTIDEVRSNKKLGAHALALMYALKSFLDNLDDPETLEALVRENAINHAKRSVGPQQIMWLLPLFLELLDELLEENATELLKKAWTKLFGLLASISQEEVNNLKEEHE is encoded by the exons ATGGCTGAAGTGGATTCTAATGTACCGGAAACAGAGGTTAATGGCATATCTGAGACATATCTGGATGTCCAATCGACCAATCAAAATAATAATGAGGTGAATATAAACAAAATGGTGGGAAAAAGTGAATctgaaatttcagaaatagaagAAAACGTTATGATTGAAACATCGACATCCTTATTAGAAACATTTACAAATTTCGTTACTGTACCGTTTGCTCAGCtattaaaacaaaagacaaatgcAACGACAGAAATGTCAGATTCGACAGAAGAGGCAAAGGTCGTAAATGGGATATCGGATTCGACAGAAGAGGCAAATGCTATGAATGGCATATCGGATTCGGCAAATGGGTCAGAAGCCATGAATTGCATATCAGATTTAACAGAAGAGGCAAATGGCATAAATGGCAAATCGGATTCGACAGAAGAGGAAAATGCTATAACTGGTATAACGGATTCGACAAGCGAGGCTAAGGACAAGAATGGGACATTGGATTCGACAGAAGAGGAAAATGCTATAAATAGTAAATCAGATTCGAAAAACGAGACAAATGACATTAATGGGACATTGGATTCGACACTAGAGGCCGTGTCCATTAACGGAACATCGGCACCTAAGTTAGAAGATGAGACAAGTGCAGAAAATGATACATCGGCTATGTTTTCAAAAAAAGAGTTAACCGCCGTCACTGAAACCTTGCCTTCATTGATAGAAGAAAAATCTCCTACCGTTACTAATTCGTCGGATCATCAAATAAAAGAAGAGGCAACTATTGAAACTAAAACATTAACTTCGTTGATAAATGAAGACACAACTACCAGTGTAAATGAAACATCGTTACCATTACTAGAAAAGGCAAATATCATCGCTGATACATCCTCTCCGTTATTCGAAAAAGATGCAAGTGCAAAAACTGAGACACCGATTCCGTTGATATGCGAAGAATTAAATGTCATCTCTCATACATCTGGATCGTTATCGGAAGAAGAGGAAACTATGACTGAGACTTCGGCTCCGTTATCAAAAGATGAGACAAATGCAGTAAATAAATCACCTCAGTTATTAGAAATCGCAAGTTCTACCAATGAAATATCGgacaaaaatttagaaaaaaagatgtCGGCTGAATTATTATTAGAAGAAACCACTGCCATAACTGAAGAAGAAGCAAATGCTATACGTGAGACATGGACTGTCTTGTGGAGTAATAAGAAGGAAAATGGAATAGCACTTCTCATAAA ATTATTTACGACGTATCCAGAAGCACAAAAGATGTTCCCCATGTTTGATGGTTTGACAATTGAAGAAGTGCGATCAAGTAAGAAATTGAGAGCGCATGCATTGTCTCTTATGTATGCTTTAAAATCATTTCTGGACAATCTAGATGATTCAGACACGTTAGATGGATTAGTGAGGAAAAATGCAATCAACCATGCTAAACGAGGTGTTGGTGCGAAAGAATTAATG TGGTTGTTACCATTATTTCTGGAACTATTGGACGAAATTATGGAGGATAGTGTCACAGAACTTCATAAAAAAGCTTGGACAAAAATATATGGTGTACTGGCATCAATTTCACGGGAAGAGGTTAATAATTTAATTGTAAAATGGGCTCAATTATTACCAGAAGGAACAACTTCAATGACTGAAGAAGATGCACTCGCTTTAAATGAATCATGGGCTGTTGTGTGGAGTGACAAGAAGAAAAATGGGAAAACACTCTTTATAAA ATTATTTACTACGCATCCAGAAGCACAAAAGATGTTCAAAGATTTCGATGGTTTAACAATTGAAGAAATGAAATCAAGTAAAAAATTGGAAGCCCATGGATTGTCTTTTATGTATGCATTGAAATCCTTTCTGGACAATCTAGATGATCCAGATACGTTAGAAGGATTAGTGAGGAAAAATGCAATAAACCATGCAGTGCGAGGCGTAGGCCCGAAAGAAATAATG TTGCTGCTACCATTATTTCTAGAACAATTGGACGAAACAACGGAAGACAATGTTACAGAACTTGAGAAAAAGGCTTGGGCAAAACTATACGTTGTACTGGCATCAATTTCACGGGAAGAGGTTAATAATCTAAGTGCTCAATTATTACCAGAAGAACCGTCTTCTATTACAGAAGACGAGGCAAACATTATAAGTGAGACATGGACTGTTGTGTGGAGTGATAAGAAGAAAAATGGGATAGCACTTTTCGTAAA ATTATTTACTACGTATCCGGAAGCACAAAAGATGTTCAAAGAGTTCGATGGTTTAACAATTGATGAAGTAAGATCAAACAAAAAATTGGGCGCACATGCGTTGGCCTTAATGTATGCATTGAAATCTTTTCTGGACAATCTAGATGATCCAGAAACATTGGAAGCATTAGTGAGGGAAAATGCTATTAATCATGCTAAGAGAAGTGTAGGACCACAACAAATAATG tGGCTGTTACCATTATTTCTAGAATTATTGGACGAACTTCTTGAAGAAAATGCCACAGAACTTTTGAAAAAGGCTTGGACCAAGTTATTTGGTTTATTGGCGTCAATTTCACAGGAAGAggttaataatttaaaagaagaaCATGAATAG
- the LOC143057712 gene encoding uncharacterized protein LOC143057712 isoform X2, with product MAEVDSNVPETEVNGISETYLDVQSTNQNNNEVNINKMVGKSESEISEIEENVMIETSTSLLETFTNFVTVPFAQLLKQKTNATTEMSDSTEEAKVVNGISDSTEEANAMNGISDSANGSEAMNCISDLTEEANGINGKSDSTEEENAITGITDSTSEAKDKNGTLDSTEEENAINSKSDSKNETNDINGTLDSTLEAVSINGTSAPKLEDETSAENDTSAMFSKKELTAVTETLPSLIEEKSPTVTNSSDHQIKEEATIETKTLTSLINEDTTTSVNETSLPLLEKANIIADTSSPLFEKDASAKTETPIPLICEELNVISHTSGSLSEEEETMTETSAPLSKDETNAVNKSPQLLEIASSTNEISDKNLEKKMSAELLLEETTAITEEEANAIRETWTVLWSNKKENGIALLIKLFTTYPEAQKMFPMFDGLTIEEVRSSKKLRAHALSLMYALKSFLDNLDDSDTLDGLVRKNAINHAKRGVGAKELMWLLPLFLELLDEIMEDSVTELHKKAWTKIYGVLASISREEVNNLIVKWAQLLPEGTTSMTEEDALALNESWAVVWSDKKKNGKTLFIKLFTTHPEAQKMFKDFDGLTIEEMKSSKKLEAHGLSFMYALKSFLDNLDDPDTLEGLVRKNAINHAVRGVGPKEIMLLLPLFLEQLDETTEDNVTELEKKAWAKLYVVLASISREEVNNLSAQLLPEEPSSITEDEANIISETWTVVWSDKKKNGIALFVKYDILKI from the exons ATGGCTGAAGTGGATTCTAATGTACCGGAAACAGAGGTTAATGGCATATCTGAGACATATCTGGATGTCCAATCGACCAATCAAAATAATAATGAGGTGAATATAAACAAAATGGTGGGAAAAAGTGAATctgaaatttcagaaatagaagAAAACGTTATGATTGAAACATCGACATCCTTATTAGAAACATTTACAAATTTCGTTACTGTACCGTTTGCTCAGCtattaaaacaaaagacaaatgcAACGACAGAAATGTCAGATTCGACAGAAGAGGCAAAGGTCGTAAATGGGATATCGGATTCGACAGAAGAGGCAAATGCTATGAATGGCATATCGGATTCGGCAAATGGGTCAGAAGCCATGAATTGCATATCAGATTTAACAGAAGAGGCAAATGGCATAAATGGCAAATCGGATTCGACAGAAGAGGAAAATGCTATAACTGGTATAACGGATTCGACAAGCGAGGCTAAGGACAAGAATGGGACATTGGATTCGACAGAAGAGGAAAATGCTATAAATAGTAAATCAGATTCGAAAAACGAGACAAATGACATTAATGGGACATTGGATTCGACACTAGAGGCCGTGTCCATTAACGGAACATCGGCACCTAAGTTAGAAGATGAGACAAGTGCAGAAAATGATACATCGGCTATGTTTTCAAAAAAAGAGTTAACCGCCGTCACTGAAACCTTGCCTTCATTGATAGAAGAAAAATCTCCTACCGTTACTAATTCGTCGGATCATCAAATAAAAGAAGAGGCAACTATTGAAACTAAAACATTAACTTCGTTGATAAATGAAGACACAACTACCAGTGTAAATGAAACATCGTTACCATTACTAGAAAAGGCAAATATCATCGCTGATACATCCTCTCCGTTATTCGAAAAAGATGCAAGTGCAAAAACTGAGACACCGATTCCGTTGATATGCGAAGAATTAAATGTCATCTCTCATACATCTGGATCGTTATCGGAAGAAGAGGAAACTATGACTGAGACTTCGGCTCCGTTATCAAAAGATGAGACAAATGCAGTAAATAAATCACCTCAGTTATTAGAAATCGCAAGTTCTACCAATGAAATATCGgacaaaaatttagaaaaaaagatgtCGGCTGAATTATTATTAGAAGAAACCACTGCCATAACTGAAGAAGAAGCAAATGCTATACGTGAGACATGGACTGTCTTGTGGAGTAATAAGAAGGAAAATGGAATAGCACTTCTCATAAA ATTATTTACGACGTATCCAGAAGCACAAAAGATGTTCCCCATGTTTGATGGTTTGACAATTGAAGAAGTGCGATCAAGTAAGAAATTGAGAGCGCATGCATTGTCTCTTATGTATGCTTTAAAATCATTTCTGGACAATCTAGATGATTCAGACACGTTAGATGGATTAGTGAGGAAAAATGCAATCAACCATGCTAAACGAGGTGTTGGTGCGAAAGAATTAATG TGGTTGTTACCATTATTTCTGGAACTATTGGACGAAATTATGGAGGATAGTGTCACAGAACTTCATAAAAAAGCTTGGACAAAAATATATGGTGTACTGGCATCAATTTCACGGGAAGAGGTTAATAATTTAATTGTAAAATGGGCTCAATTATTACCAGAAGGAACAACTTCAATGACTGAAGAAGATGCACTCGCTTTAAATGAATCATGGGCTGTTGTGTGGAGTGACAAGAAGAAAAATGGGAAAACACTCTTTATAAA ATTATTTACTACGCATCCAGAAGCACAAAAGATGTTCAAAGATTTCGATGGTTTAACAATTGAAGAAATGAAATCAAGTAAAAAATTGGAAGCCCATGGATTGTCTTTTATGTATGCATTGAAATCCTTTCTGGACAATCTAGATGATCCAGATACGTTAGAAGGATTAGTGAGGAAAAATGCAATAAACCATGCAGTGCGAGGCGTAGGCCCGAAAGAAATAATG TTGCTGCTACCATTATTTCTAGAACAATTGGACGAAACAACGGAAGACAATGTTACAGAACTTGAGAAAAAGGCTTGGGCAAAACTATACGTTGTACTGGCATCAATTTCACGGGAAGAGGTTAATAATCTAAGTGCTCAATTATTACCAGAAGAACCGTCTTCTATTACAGAAGACGAGGCAAACATTATAAGTGAGACATGGACTGTTGTGTGGAGTGATAAGAAGAAAAATGGGATAGCACTTTTCGTAAAGTACGATATACTTAaaatatag